From the Corvus cornix cornix isolate S_Up_H32 chromosome 1A, ASM73873v5, whole genome shotgun sequence genome, the window agtttaattttgaagaattaAGACTGCCAGGGGATCAAACCCACCTTTTTTTAAGGGCCCAAGAGCTTTCCTAAtaacaacacacaaaaaattaaaagcaaaagaaacagcCAACACCCAAAATATAAATCTCTGCCTTTTAAAACACCTTCACCTACCCAGAAATCAGAGTGTCTACACTCACTGTGAGAAACCTCAGGTGCTTCTGGAGGACCAGCCTATCAGTGATAAACCCAGTGTCACCAGAGCACCTGCACCCTCTGTGCTGGAGAGGTCTCAGGCCCTAAAGCAGAGTGACATTAcggcagaaaaaaaatcccgGCCCAACCCAAGGCTAAAAAACGTCAACAAGGtattacaaaaccaaaactgagcCCACCAAGGGCTTCTGTTGCTTTCATCATCCCAATACCTGGCAGAAAGGCAAGGGCTGGGCttcagctgcctctcccaggtGGTGGCTcagctctccagcacagaggctgctcttcctcacactcctggagatgctctgagaaacacaaagcagtgaACAGCCCAGCCTCAGCAGAAACAACCTCTCTGTCCTGAACCCTGATGTGCTTTGGCCTCCAACTGACTCAAACCTCATGCTCCGATGTTTCCCAGCAGCGCCTTGCCAGCAGGAAGATGCCCATGGCTGGTGGAGGAGcttgtgccagggcaggaggcagagcctTTGGGCTCAGCACTGGGGCCCCCTGGCCACCCTTGCGCCCTGTCTGGAAGTATGAACCCAGTGAGCACTGACATCCCTGAGAACATCCAccacaaaaaatcaaaatccacGCAACAGGTAATGAGGAGCCCCTCAGTCTGACTGGGAGAGGAACACCCATGAGACGActtaaaaaccaaatgaaaGTCCTTGCAAAATTTCAAACCCTGAGATTAATCCATGCTGgagcacaaaaaaaagcaggattGTCATACATCTTCCCCCTGCCTTCTCCAGGAAAATCCacccctggagctggggaggaaagTGAAGCTCGTTTTCCTAAGTTACTCATCGATCTGAATCACACCTCCCAGGGCACACCTCAGTTTGGAGCCATCGCTGGGTTCATCAATTCGTCTCAGTTTCCGTGTGGAACCTGAGAACTCATTACGTGGTGCTTAAACAACAGAGAACAGCACCTTCAATGGGCACTATCAAACTTTATGAGCAATAACTAAGCCAAATGCACTCTCACAGGGTACATTCTTCTTttatgacaaaagaaaaaaaaggagtataAATTTGGCCCCAAGCTACATGGCAAATCAGTGTCAATTAGAAATCTAAAAGTACTGGTATAATTTTATCTCCCAGCTGCTAAACAAGGATATTTTGGACACCCCCAAAACTGAGCTCTTTTTGGGATTacagcctgcagagcagtgacCTAAGGCAGGAGCTCATCTCCACCAGCCTACAGCACGGACCACACCGAGAAACGTCATTTTAAATGGGGTTTTCAGGAGCTGCTTCGTGTCGccaaaaatatacataaaatagGCGTCACACGCAGGCGCTTCATTTTGCTGCACTTCGGTGGAAAACAGGGGTTTTCTCACAGATCTCAGCTGTGCCAGCGATGCAGTAAAGTTTTAGGATGACACGGAAAACGGGAAATTTAAGCAGTTAGAGCTGTTTCGATGCAGGATGGCTTAGAGGCTCGGCCTCCCACAGGCACTAGTGGCGGCACAGCTTCAGCCATCGTTCAGCACCTACTTTAAGGGAGCCACGAGGGAACGCGAGGGAAACGTGGGCAGTGTGGCTTGCCCCGCGAGTCTgcggcaggagcagggggacaCGGTCATCACTTTCCCCGACCCCGTCCCAGGCCGGCCACCAGTGGGAGGGTGGGCTCGGCGGCTCGGACCCCCACATCCCCACCGCCTTCCTACGGCTACGGCCTCGACTCCAGGCGTGGGGCAGCCCCACGAAAGTCGCTCAGAAGCGCTCCCCTAGCAGGGGAGACACGCGTGGCCGCTCGCTAGGCAAGCGCTGCCCGGAGGGACGTGCTCCGTCCCCCGCCTGTACGCAGCCGGGACTGGGGATCCCcgctcccccccccccgcgcccGTGGAAGCCCGTACCGCGTGGGAAGCGCGCCCACCCTGCGCTCCCACTCCGCACTCGGGGAACACTCCAGAATCACGATCCAAGGACCACCCACCCACGCCTCCTACCCCAGCAGCCGCGGGCCTGCGCGGGGAGACCCGAGCGCTCCCCCCACCACGCGTGAGGAGCCCACGCGCGCCGCCTCCACCCTACCGCCCCGCTCCTTCCCGCGGCGCCCACCGTCGATGTCGCCCAGGGTGAGCTCGTCGCCCAGCTCGGTCAGGGTCTCCATGCTCTCGGCGGCCAGCTCGCCGCCCTCCATCACGCAGGGCCCGCCGCCGACCCGGGCGCTCAAGCGGacgccgctgccgctgccggcgGGCGCCGCCGACCCCGCGCCATCTTGGGCcggcccgcggccccgcccccgcggccccggcgcgcGCGCCCCCCGCGGTTTGTTGTCAATGGGACCAGGTCGCCCCCGGCCAAtcggcggccgcggcggcgcGTGGTGTGATGGCGCGTCAGCGATCAGCAGCTGCGATTAGCATagcccgccccgcccccgcgcgcAGAATATTCAtgagggggcggggccgcccgcGCGGGGCAGcggcaccgccgccgccgccgcctcctccgcTGCCCACGGGAAACGCGGCCGGGGCAGGGTTCGCGACCCGGCATGCCGCCAGGATGCCCGGCGGAAAGGCCAGCTGCAAGGCGGCGGTGGGTAGGGCATGGGCTTTGTCCTTCCCTCCGCAGCGCCCACGGACCCTCACCTCCTGAGGGGCCAGCCTCGACGCGCTCTGGCGCACACCCGCTCCCAGCAGGAACGGGAGCAAGAGCCAGGATtcttctacttaaaaaaaaaaaaataaagtcaattTTATTCGAGAAAAACCGAAAAAATGCGCCCATtgccaccccctccccccactGGAGGGACTTGGCTCTGCTGTTAAAAAATTCGGGACGTTTCCCTTTCCTCCAAGGTTGTGATGCCACCAGCCCGACAGAGAGCACCTGCTCTTTGGAGAAGACCCCTGTGCAAGAGCTTGCTCTGGTGCGAGGCCATCAGCGTCGGTGAGAAATCTGAGGGTGGCTGTGTCGGGTCCTGGGGCCAGCCCCTCACCTCTGCCCCCACGGCAGCCCAGACACCCGGTGGAGCGTCACAGCGCCTCAGCTGGCTCCCTCCCTACTTCGGCCCTGCTATCGCCACATGCCCTCATCTGGCTGTTCCCCTGACAAGGGGCTTCGGGGACTCATTTAGAGAGGATGAGCCCCAAAGAGGAGGGATGGGGCATGGGGGGCAGGACAGGCTCTCAGTAGCTCGGGGCTGGTTCCCCCAGCATCTTCAGCATCAGCACTGCTTGCACCCATTGCCTGCAAAGAGGCCAAGTACCGAAATACCTCCTGTCCAAAAATTCACCGGGTGTTTGCCTCTCTGCGGGAATGCCCTGCAGTGGCCACGGGATGCCATCGGCCAGGAACACCTGCTATCGGCATTTTCAACTACGTCTGGACACTGAAATGCATGTTGCTTGGTGAAACAGCCgctgggaaaaagggagggcTGATGTGGCAGAGGTAGCAGCTGTGCAGAGACCAGGTAGAACCCAGTGGGGGGTACCAATGAGATCACTCgtttaacaaaatgaaaaccaaaactgagAGAAGCAGCATTGCTCATGAGGCTGTTTGGTGTGATGCACTCCCCAGCCCACCCATGTCGGAGGAGGCACGTTCAGCATGGGGTGTGCTGTGATCAGGAGCGATCCCTGGGCTCCACCAGGGGCGTGTCCCCCACACCCTACATCCCCACAGGCAACAACACCCTGACCAGGGGATGGCCCCACTGCTTTCCTGTCTGTGCTTTACCTCTGGAGAAGGGGTACCCCACTTAAGCCCCATTGGGGCAacccaccagcaccaccacccaACATCCACTGAACGAAAAGGAaaggcaacaaaacaaaacccacgGCACAAATGGAAAGGAAACTGCCAGGCACTGGCCCAAGGCTGCCGAGAAGGGAGCAAGCCACTCTGTGTCCCAGTGGTGCCACCCCCACTGCAAGGCGCAAGTCCCCACGTGCTACAGCTCTGACTGGGAGCGGGAGATGCGTGGGCCCTTGCGGATCTCCTTCcgcttttcctccttcttcctcctcttctcctcatcCCGCAGCGCCTTCTGAAAGGTGTCAGCACTGGGGAAAAACTGTGGGTTGATAGCAAGGGGTCAGCATGGAGGAGCACCCACAGCCTCTCAGAGGCACAGCCCCTCCAAACCCACCAAAGCCAACACACAAGCCTCACAGTCCAGGGAGCTTTGAGGACAGATGCAGCATGAAGCAAATAGTCTCGACCATGAGGCAGGTGGCCACAGAATGGGAAAGAGGGCACCAGGTGCCCAAAGTAGACCACAGATGGGGAATTCAGTGTTCATGTTTCAGCCATGCTTACTCAGTGACAGGGGCTTTTGGCCATTCCCCACAAGCCACCCATTCCATTCCCCAGCCAGCCGTCTGGAGCTGCaacagggatggggaagcaCACAAGACAAGCTGGAAGCATTGCCATCTTACCTCTGACTGGTCTGTTTTAAAGGGATTGCGGTAATCCGGCGATTTCTCACTGATTCCGAGCTCCTGAGCCATCTGCAGAGCAaaggggagacctcactggGGAGTGGTGCCTCCCAGTCACATCCCCCAGCTGTGACCAGAGTCCCCTACTCTCCCACCAGTCCCATCTATGCTCTATGCTCTTCCCCCATCCCTCAGCTCAAGGACAGCCCCCAGACACTGGGGGCCCCTGCCTTCCTTTTACCCCAAAACCCTCACCCCCCCGGCCTAGCAGGAGAGAGGGGTCATGGCAGGGGGGATGAAGAGCCGTACCAGCCGCAGGACCTGGGAGTGGGGTCCCTGCTCGAACACACCCGTCAGGTTGCAGAAGCCAATGCCCCAGCGGATGAGGCTGTTCCAGTTGGAGTTGCGGTCAAAGTAGTGGTGCACAATCTTGGGGAAGCGCAGGACGACGTCCCCGAAGAAGGCAGTGTTCTCCACCACGTGGGAGTATGCTGTGGGGACAGCCACCAGCCCCATCAGCACAGCAGCCCCATCCCACTGGCACTCGTGTTCCTGCCATGAGGTGGGGAGGCTGAGGGCAGACCAATAGACTCCCCAGTATGAACCGGTCAGAGAGGCAGCAACAGGGTCCCCAACAGACAGGGACCAGCCCAGGTCTGGTCTGGACACACAAGGGTTTTGTACCTACCCCAGCACTGATCCCAGAAAGAATGTCTGTGGTGCACCAGAGCACCATAAAAAGGAGAGGTGTAAAAACCAGAAAGGACCTACCATCCTTTATCTTCTCGTCCTGAGGGAAGGGCCCATCAGGAGGCACATCAGCGGCGATGAGCACAGCACGGGAGTCCTCCAGCACCTGCCAGAGCCCTTGGTTACCGCCCTGTCCTGCCAGCCCCGCCCTGTACCCTGGAggtgctgccacagctgccccACTTTGAAACCCCACggcaccctcccttcaggtCCTAAAGCTCACCTGCCACACACTTCACAGAAGCCCCCAACCCTTCCCATTTCTTTCCACCCTTGTGGGCACAGAGTGCAGCCTGCACTGTGGCTTACTTTGAAGAGTCCCTTGAGCATGATGTCAATGATTTTGTACTGCTGGTTGATGTCATTGAGCTCAATCAAGTTCTTCAGAGCATTCATCTGGTCCTTGCGCTTCACCTCAAACAGCTTCTTATCTGCACTGCTGTCAAGGGCACTGTCGACACTCTCCCaccacactgctgctctcccccCTCCACCGGGCCCCTGGCACCATCCCAGCCCCCCCCAGTTCTCTTTGAGGTGTTTGACGGCTGGGTGGCAGCACCTCAGCCAGGATGAAACACAGATTTACAGTGAACCCCTTGCCCAAACACCCCAGCAGGTGGGTTAAGCACCCTTAACAATGCTGGGAGCTTGTGGAGAGCTTTCTATTTGCCAGTCTGTGCTCTAGCTGAtgggctggaggaggaacaTGAACTGCCACCTTCCCCACGTGTCTCCACATACTCATCATGTTTTCATTCTTTGCCTGTTCACCAGGGGATGCTGCTGCGTGCTAAGAAGGGCTTGCATTAGCCCACCTCCTCATGGGCAAAAAATGCCTGTGGCACAGAGGAGACCAAGTGCCACAAGCCCAGGAGCCCTcttccaccatcccagctgGTGACCCCAAAGCACTGAGATGTGCAGGCATGCTCTGCCTCCTGGCTGGCCATGCCACTTCCAAGAGCAGACTGGGAAATgtgctcagtgcccagcacaatGGAGCAGAAAGAAGAACAGCAGGCATTGCTGCCATTTCTGCTCCTATGCCAAGCCAAGCAATTGGTTAGCAAACCCAGGAGCTTGGCTAAAGCCCATCTACAGAGGGGCAAAGTAGCAACTTCCCAGTGCTTCTGGATCCTCTCTTTTCCACTTCCTTGTGCCCCTTTCCATGGTCTCTGACCCCTTCCCTGTGCATGAGCTCCCTCCAGCCTCTGTAGCCATTAGCGCATACGTGTGTCATGAGGGGCAGGCTGCAGAGGATACAGATTTCCAAGCCAGAGTCTACTCTCTGTTTCTCCAGGTCTGTGAAGCtgccctgggacagcagcaatgccagcagAAAGGGGCAGATGATGAGAAAATCCATgttggctgctgcagcctggaagaaaacaaaccaacaaaaccaatgACCAGTGAGGAGGCTTACCAAAAGGAGAAGTCACACAAGCCACTTGGGACTGATGGCACACTGCCCTTGACACCAGGGTCCTTGCCCACCTCTCCCCATGAGTGGTCTGAGAAATACAGTggccagagcagagccacatggtgatgctgcagccagcctgCTCTCTCCTGCAAGTGAAGCCCTGGTCTCCCTCTTCTCTCTACCTGCCTGCACTGCCAGCCCCCAGGGATCTGACCAAGCACTGactcagcagaaaaattaagtCCTACCCTTGTTTCCAAAAATAACAGCTAGCTTTTTGTTGGGTTTGCGAGGCAGAGCAGCCCAACAACCAAAACAGCAGGtctggaaggaagagaaggatcACCGAGGGGCTGAAGTCCATCTCACCTTCAAGTGCCACGTTCAACCAGTTCAGCGACCTCCCTTCACCCCTTGGAGTGCTGGTACCTGGACCCTTCCCCTCACTACAAGCTGGGTGCCAGCTGCGGACCCCACACCAAAAAGCAACAGTTGGCTGACCTGGTGGTaacttccccttccctccaaacGAGTCCCTTCCCAGGCAGTGTCTGAGGCTTTGCTGGGATGCTcttgggcagagctgctcctgacCACAAAGGTCCCTCAGACAAAGTCAACGGCTGGAGGAAAAGGTCCTTGAGAATGAGGACCCTCTTGGACAGTCTGTGcctggaaaaggagagcagTACCTCAGTCCCCAGACAGCAGAACTCAAGGCGGTCTGTCAGGAGGCACGAGGTTTCCACACAGCTGAGCACAGGCCACTGGCAATTACAGAAGCAACAGAAGCCTCCTTCAGAGGCATCGTCTGagccacctcctgctccccagggaaaggcagatgTGTAATGCCACCACTATGACCCACTGCCCTCTTGAGTCTGAGTTTGCCTGCCCAGCCAAACCTGTCTCTGCAATGCCCTAAGACTGAAACTAAAACAAATcccttcttgtttttttcttgttgcttttcttttttaaacaaatataatttcttcAACTCCAGGCCCATGAAAGAGACAAAACAGACAGCACCaacagctctcccagccctgcaaggATCAGCAGCAGTTCCCACCATGTACCTCCTGCCGAGGCCAAGCCAAGCATCTTCAtgcccccagcacaggcaggggaaCAGTGTCAGACAAACATGAGAAAccctctgaaatgttttgctgttgtgCTTTGTAAAAGGCAGCACCCCTGGAAGGGAACAGACCAGAGTAAATACAACCAGTTACTGAAGAAGACATGGCTGCCCCTGGTGTGGGCTCAGCAACATGCTCCATGTTTCTGACACAGTGCAGAGCCAGCATGGCAGCACAAATCCCCAAGCCAGGCTTGGGGtctgtcccctctgcccacTGTGGTGTGAGGCTTAAGCCATATTCCAGCCATCCTAAATGCCACAAAGCACACCAACAAGTCAAggctgaaaggaaaattctcCAGCCCAGGCAAACAGATGTTCTTTCTGCTGGACCTACCAGCCTGGTCAGCTTCCAAGAGACTGCTTCACCCTGCCAAAAACCATGACCCAAGGACCCAGGGCCTGGCTCAGCGAGGTGGTGCAGGTCTCccccctctgcagagccccccacagctgctcactcccTCCCAAGCTCTTGGGGAGGAGGAAGTGCAGCAATGCAAGAGCACAAAGAGTGATTGCCCTGGGACTCAGGCTCCTGTTTGCCCCTCGGATCAGACATACCACCATCAGGACTAGGCTGGCTATTTGCCATGCTCAtggagagctggaaagagaCATTGGAGGCAGCGAGTGGCCTccagaccaggctggatggcaAAGAGTAGAAATGCTGCTCACAACAGCTCTGCCATGCTGCCCATGGCAGTCCAAGTGTGCTTGGTtagggcaggggctgctgcatcCCGTTTCCAACATCAGAATGGGGTGTCTGGAGGATGTTCTGCAGGTGCTACAAGGGGGAAGATGAGCTGCAAAAAACCCTGTTGAaggcaccagcagagcagagcacagctctgggccAAAGCAGCTGCCGACCAGCCGGTTGCTGCAGCACAAGGTCCAccagcctgcctggctgctttGGAACAGTGACGGGCTTCATCAGAGACACAACAGCAGATGCTGTGGTATAGATGGCCAATGCtttcaatgaaaatgaaaatcagatcCTCCTACACCAGCCCTAAAGATTGTCCCATAGGACAAGGGCAGAAGTAGAGGACTGGAGAACCACACCATACCAGAAGCTCATCACCTTTTCATCTGATCTGCTGGCACTCATTCTTACATCAAAGCTATTTACTTGCCATTGTCCATCATAGCTGAAATATGCCAGTGAAAATGAAGCAGGGCCCAGTTGTTTCTCTCATGCACAGGAAGTTGAGGCTGCTGATGCCATGTGGGACTACctcagatttatttcctttcgCTGCCCTGGCAATTTCACCCCATTTTAACAGCAGAGGACATGCCTTCCTCTCCAAGCCACACTGTGTAAGTGCAGAGATGCCAAAGCTCCTTACAGATGTTCATCCATGCTTTCCCCATGAACACTCTCTCGTGTCTTCATACCCGCTGAGGGATGAGATGAGacagaaacactgcagagctgctcctctcttcccttcctgctcctccctgaaTTG encodes:
- the CCDC134 gene encoding coiled-coil domain-containing protein 134, giving the protein MDFLIICPFLLALLLSQGSFTDLEKQRVDSGLEIYKKLFEVKRKDQMNALKNLIELNDINQQYKIIDIMLKGLFKVLEDSRAVLIAADVPPDGPFPQDEKIKDAYSHVVENTAFFGDVVLRFPKIVHHYFDRNSNWNSLIRWGIGFCNLTGVFEQGPHSQVLRLMAQELGISEKSPDYRNPFKTDQSEFFPSADTFQKALRDEEKRRKKEEKRKEIRKGPRISRSQSEL